The sequence aaactgaagatgtggcaatatcgtctgctattatcctcagtaattttatatccagattgtcagaccacGGTGGCTtttcattgttgatagacaacatttaaaaaattcccctcttccacactgactttacggaattcaaagtacaattcttgtttttcataatttggtccgatatacatggatgtgtagtgtcagcatttgttgctgtcatgtcatccctaagttttCTTATCTTGCCAATTAAAAAAATCATTAAGGTAGTTTGCAATGTCAGTGGGGTTTGTGAGCCagctgattcaatgaatgatggagccgagTTGGCTTTTTTCCCCAAAATTTAATTTAACGtgccccaaagctttttactatgaTTCTTTATATACTTGATATTTGTttcaaagctttttactatcattctttatataattgatCTTTGATTcatattatattttatttgtatttttgtttagttacatgatttcttaatttgcagtacgtttgccagttgggctgccagacttatttgccataccttttgcctcatccctctcaaccatacaatttttcaattcctcatcaatccaaggcgATTTAACAGTtgttacagtcattttcttaatgggtgcgtgcTTATCAGTGattggaataagcaatttcatgtgtcaagtgcagctactggttgctcctcattacacaccacagaccagcaaatattctctacatcatcaacatatgaatcactacaaaactttttgtatgacctcttatacactatattaggcccagcctttggaactttggtattcctagatatggctattatattgtgatcactacatcctatggatttggatactgctttaaagcaaatttctgcagcattagttatcaagcatttcacacatattatccagataccgACTGTTAGCACttagtggtctatagcagcttcccacaataatgggctttaggtgaggcagatgaacctgtaaccatattacttcaacattatttaacattagatcgtttctaagctttacaggaatgtgatTCCTGTACTGCAAAATCGCCCCTTTTCGGGAGATGtcataaccatgtattgctaccactgtaccatcaaaggtattatctaagtgagtttcagagatagtcagaatatgaatgtcgtCTGTTaacaagcaagttattgactgATTGCTTCTcaggctacatatgttaatatgggatatttttttagcacatttctgggttgcttgattgtCTTTAATTCTTTACTGGAAACTTATCAGAAGTAGACTtactcatgttatttacattggagctgatagtgcagggtgagctgcacaaagTGGTCTTCCTGCTAGggcacaccacctcagtgctaacagtgtgtgtctacaggtgAGAAGCCTTAAAACTGTATGTGCCttcaagcgtgtgtgtgtgtgtgggaaacatgTGATCATtcataggtgtgtgtgttgtctgcagGGGAGAAGCCCTTCTTGTGTGAAGCAGATGGTTGTGGTCGGTCCTTCGCTGAGTACTCCAGTCTACGCAAACACATGCTCGTACACTCAGGTGAGAACACCACGCCAGTTTCAGCTTTtcagtctatatatagtgaaatTACAACAGTTAGCTTCGTTTATCTATGTCAACTGAATATGTGGAAATCAAGTTCCTACTGTCTACAAACACAACTTTAGCTTCAGTGTGTGTCACTGGTTGTCTctcatgacaccctattccctatatagtgactccttttgaccagagtcttATGGCCTTATGTGCAAAGGTAGTGCactgaatagagttccatttaaGATGCAACCACTGATATGTGTTATCGTGTTCCAGGAGAAAAGCCCCACCAGTGTGGGATCTGTGGGAAGACGTTCTCTCAGAGCGGTAGCAGAAATGTTCACATGAggaagagacatggagaggaggCTCAGGGGAACGAGGGCAGAGAaacgggtaacacacacacacacaaactaggcTAGTGGTCTCCGAGCCTGGTTACGAGCGTTCTTTCTTCCAGTTCCAACCCAGCACAAACGCACCTAATTCAGCCgcagccttgtgtgtgtgtgtgtgtgtgtgtgtgtgtgtgtgtgtgtgtgtgtgtgtgtgtgtgtgtgtgtgtgtgtgtgtgtgtgtgtgtggaaccagCCCGTTGTTTTCCATCTGGAAAGTTCAATATGGCACACAAACATAcctgtaatgtacagtatgtcccCTGTGTGTTATTGACAGGTGAGGCTTTGACACACAGCAGTTTACTGGAGGCCGACGGGTCGCCCGTCGACACCATGGTCACCATGACTACAGGGGTTGATCCAATTAACGTCCACCATGCCATGCTGCGAGCCCAAGGTAGACACACTCTCACACCTTGTCATACAACCCGTCACAAATGCAAAACCCAGATACTCTCCAACAGTTAGCGACGCTGTTATATTCTTGTCCAAAAACCATGGGAACAGCCTATGACCATGTTAGTTATTTAATgccttccatcctcctcttcctttcctcctcctttctAGGCTCGGCAGACTCTGTGgttgttctctctcaaccccatGACCTGGTCACCATGACAACAGCAAGCCACACATACCCAGAGGATGTGGTGGCCCTATTGTAGTCAAGTCTGTTGGGCAAATCTCAGGCATTTGAGGCAAAGCTCTCTGTACATAGATGCATCCTTCACTTTTAGCCCTGTAGATATCTGTAATTAGCTACTAAGGGTTTTATTTTGAGAAAGACAGTATGAAATGTTCTAGAACTTGTACAAATATGTTTTCTGTAGTTTATAAATACAAATAACTATCAGGTGACTTCCAAAGAAATAAGACAGATATACAAATCGTGAGTTTTATTAAAAGAAAGTACATGTAGATACCTGGATTTGTCATTGTGAAACATACTAAATCAACTGTGTAAGCTCAACATGCAGTGTTTGGTAAAACAATATTAAGGCTGTTGCTTTTAGCTTAATTCACAAATGAATCAAGTCTATAGCTGACGTAAGACTATTTGAAAAGGACATTAAATGTGCTCCACAGCAATGTGCTCCGTCCTCCATCATTAGTAGAAAGGAAACGTTGAAATCAGTTCCAAACTCCCAAGCTGCTATTGGAACTAAAGCACAGTAAGATTTGATGCACAGAGGGCTGCATGTAGAAAAATTTAACACACTTTTTTTGCAAAGCACACACTCATACCagttatatttttttaatgaaaataaagATCACACCCAAGTGATATTAAACAGACGGTCAAAATATCCACCTTTTATACAGTAACACAACTAAGTGGCGTTTCAGTCAGCGACAGCCCCCAGTGCTTTAATAGAGATGTAAATAATATGAGACCATTGTGCTATAGCAACCAGTCACATGAAAACAATAGACCTACTGAACTATAGGACCAACCATTTAGGTGTTGGGTAACAAAAATAGTTGTAACAATTGTAATGTTATCTCAGAAATGTCAAATCTTGATAGTCAAATAGTAAGTCAAAGATGCAAGGCATATTTTTAAGACATTACAATTCACAATAAGGCAGGGTCAAAGGCTGTTTAAAACAACAATGGTTCCTCAGTCCATTTATTTTTGAGCACCATCTAATCCAGTGGTTTTCCCCTCCTGCCCACCCAGACCCGTGGCTCCTTGTCTATCTGTGGATCTTTAGGTTCTGGAAGTGGTTGAACGTGGCACCTAAAGCCCAGCTTGTCTCCACGTTGTTGACTTTCTTAGTCAGCTAGGGAAGAGAGACAACCCACACCAAATCACTCAACATgtctttttgtatttattcaaatGAATAAAACATTTGAACTGATCCTGTCTTTAAAAAGTGTTTTGctttactgacttgccaaaaAGGACTATTGTGCATTACGGCTTTACTGTCTCACCTGCAGTACAGTGTTCTCCTTGAAGCCAAAGCCGTCTTTGAGCAGACAGGTGATGTAGGTCATGTCCATACACAGGAAGGGGCTGATTGGACGGTACTTAGACATCTTGTTACACACTGGAATAAGAAACAAAAATCAGTTTCCAGATCAGTGCAgtaaaggaaagaggagaggaagacactttCATCCAATGAGACTTCTCCAGTACACAGCGCAGTAAGTCTGATATGGGTATAATACATTGCCATGCACGGCATGTCTGAAGTGCACTGCGCAGAGAAGATAGTCTCTCACTAAATAGTAATGATAAATCCATTGCTATGCATATCATGATTCAGGCTTATCTGGTTCTCACCCTCTTTAGCTCTCTTCTTGAAGTCCCTGACCTCCAGCATCCCTCCTTGGGTCCTGTCTGAAAGAGAGGAGCGATTGGGGTCGTTAACCTTTCCATCAGACAGAAACACCTATCACACTATCATTCATAATGACAGCAGGGCTACACAGTACATCCCCATCATACTAACAATTGGGCCTGCAACCTTTCTCATCTCACTCACTGAGTCGACAACCAATGACACCACTGTAATAACTCCACATCTTTAACGCACCACTGAGTCCAGTGTTTCCCCTACAGTttaagtcggacgtttacatacacctaagccaaatacatgtaaactcagtttttcacaattcctgacatttaatcccagtaacaattccctgttttatgtcagttatatcaccactttaataatgtgaaaggtcagaataatagtaaagagaacgATTTATTtaggcttttatttctttcatcacattcccagtgggtcagaagtttacatacactcaattagtatttggtagcattgcctttaaattgtttaacttgggtcaaacatttcaggtagccttccacaagcttcccacaataagtttgaattttggcccattcctcctgacagagttggtgtaactgagtcaggtttgtcggcctccttgctagcacacgctttttcagatctgcccacaagttttctatgggattgaggtcagggctttgtgatggccgctccaataccttgactttgttgtccttaagccattttgccacaactttggaagtatgcttggggtcattgtccatttggaagaccaagctttaacttcctgactgatgtcttgagatgttgcttcaatatatccacataattgtcctcctcataatgccatctatgttgtgaagcgcaccagtccctcctgcagcaaagaatccccacaacatgatgctgccacccccgtgcatcacagttgggatggtgttcttcggcttgcatgcttcccctttttactccaaagataacaatggtcattatggccaaacagttctatttttgtttcatcagaccagaggacatttatgcaaaaagtacgatctttgcccccatgtgcagttgcaaaccgtagtctggcttttgttatgacggttttggagcagtggcttcttccttgctgagcggcctttcaggttatgtcaacaggacaaattttactgtggatatagacacttttgtacctgttttctccagcatcttcacaaggtcctttgctgttgttctgcgattgaattaagtatgttcatctctaggagaaagaacgCGTCTCGttctgcgtgatcccatggtgtttatacatgtgtattattgtttgtacagatgaatgtggtaccttcaggcgtttggaaattgttcccaaggatgaatcagacttgtggaggtctacaattatttttctgaggtcttggctgatttcttttgattttcccatgatgtcaagcaaagaggtaatgtgtttgaaggtaggccttgaaatacatccacgagtacacctccaattgactcgaaatatgtcaattagcctatcagaagcttctaaagccatgacataattttcgggaatttcccaagctgtttaaacgcacagtcaacttagtgtacataaacttctgacccactggaattgtgatacagtgaattatatgtgaaataatctgcctgtaaacaattgttcgaaaaatgacttgtgtcatgcacaaagtagatgtcctaaccgacttgccaaactatagtttgttaacaagaaatttgtggagtggttgaaaaacgagttttaatgactacaacctaagtgtttgtaaacttccgacttcaactgtaaatgcatTTAGTAGCAGCACGCCACTGCAAAATCGTTGCCAccaatgcaaaaaaatatatatttggggATGGTAAAATATTGAAGTGTAAACTTAAACTACTAAAACCAGATATAGTATGTAGAAAATATAATGGCGCAATATATTTTCAAATATGATTTCAAACTGAAATTTGTCTCTCAGCCTCAGGACAAAAcctgtagaattgcaggaaactagCTTTACAACTAAAATGTGCTCTGCCCAATGGAAAAATGTATAGAATTACAGGAAATATGCCCTAAAACCATGCATTGGCCCCTCCCACTACCATGAACCACCAACCCTCTAACTTTTCCACTGCTGCTGAAAGAAATCCCAGGGAAAACACTGGAGTCAATCACCTCAGCAATGAGTATTGTTTTCCCTgttgagagggaggaggtgaataAATCTAATTCTAGCAGTGAGTAattatactaactgtgtgtgtgtgtgtgtgtgtgtgtgtgtgtgtgtgtgtgtgtgtgtgtgtgtgtgtgtgtgtgtgtgtgtgtgtgtgtgtgtgtgtgtgtgtgtgtgtgtgtgtgtgtgtgtgtgtgtcctctcactGAAAATTCCACTGCTTGGTTGAAGTATTGTGTGTAAGTCATAGTGTGTGCTTCCTCTCACCAATAAGGCCTGCATCCACGGCTCGGTCAAAGTAATAGGAGAAAGCGTAGAACACACTGGTGTCTTTCAACTCATAGGGCTGGTGAACTATTCCCTTTACCACCTTCAACACCTCCTGGTAACATAGCTTGTATCCCACATAACCTGGGACAGCGACAGAAACAGGATACTATTATGACACGttttcaatcaatcaatgaaatgCATGTGTATAGCACTTTTCACACACATTTGTAACAAACTGCTCCACAGCACCCAAGACCTAATACCCCAATGAGCAAACTCAGGTAAACCTTACCATCCTGCATAGAGGACACATTGATAGGTACCTCAGCATGCTATGTTTTGTGTTACCATCCAAAGAACTGTTCCAAGGTTGATCTACTATGGTACATATTTGACTGTACTTCTAGCAGATATAGTGAGTTGGCTGACTCACCATCAGGTATCCCACTGACTATGTAGGTGAGTCCTCCAAAGCTCCACTCCTCTCTGAACTTCTTAGGCAGGCAGGAGCTTTTGAACACTCTCCACTCTAACCCTGGagtgtaaagtaacaaaataatATATGGGGGTCTATGAATAACATGGCAAAGTAAACATTTTATACATGTTCTGAAACCTATATTGTCTAAATGGAGATAACATGCTGATGATGATATGTAAAATATGTAATCCCTGTACCGTCTGCCCCCAGTGCTCCTAGGGCTGCCAGTCTAGCTGCCATCAGTCCATTACCCAGGTAGCTGtcaattcaatcaatcaatcaatcaatcaatcttacTTGGAAAACAGTTTTACAAATACCTACCTTACGGATTTGTTACGAAGAAATATTACTGTTTATACTTGCTGCATCAGTGGATATAGATTGTATACCTGTGAGTGTAGAGTTCATATGTCGAGTTGAACATGTCAATTCTGGCAATGTAGTCATCAGGAGAACTTCCAATGGTTTTCTGCACAGGAAAAATCAATCAATAAATGTTATTACCATTCCAATAAAAACTGTTAACACAATATAGAAACACAATATTGAAAATGAATCAACTTGTACAAATGGACACTAACCTTGGATTTAGGAAGAAAAGTGATTTGAGTCGATCCTCCCCCCAGATCCAGTATCCCCACTGTCTTCCTGGTCTCAGCATACAGGTGACCTAAAATAACATGCTTCACATTTGAACCAACTTTATTGACAAGTTCCCTCTGAAGACGGTGGGAGTTAGCTGTCTGATTTATGTGTATATacaagtaactgccaaaataaatgaAACACCACCATAAAGCGTCTTAATAGTGTGTTGGGCccccacgagccagaacagcttcaatgcaccttgtcaTAGTTTCTACAAGTGTCCGAAACTCTATcggagggatgcaacaccattcttccacgagaaattccattatttagtgttttgtttgtgatGGAAAACCTCTCAggtgccgctccagaatctcccataagtgttcaattgggttgagaacTGGTGTCTGATAATGCCATGGCATATTGTTTACTCGTGCCCtttggatgggggcattgtcatcctatggtggcataaccatggtagcaaaaataatggcctgcccagaaTTTTTATACATTACCCTAAGCATGATGAGAtgataattgcttaattaactcaggaaccacacctgtgtgaaaGCACTTGTTTTCAATATACATACGTTGTTTCCCTCTTTTActgtgtttccattattttggcagttacctgtttaTAGCTGACCCTACAACCTGATAATATAATAGCCTAAACAAAATTGTTTGAAAAGTGACAATAATGCATTACAATATGTACTATGACAAAAAGTTACAAGCTTCACCTGTCAAAAAGTTCACAGTAACCCACGCCAAGATTCCTACAAGAACAAAAAAGTATAATTCAAGTGAGGGTAATACTGATCTGACAGTGCAGTTTAGTGCAGTTAACTCATCCCTTGTTTGACATGCATAAGCATTAGTTTGACATTAGTTTGTGTAAGAGGGCTATCATTTGAGACAAAATGCTGACAAATCAATTACACCACACAAGGTTTGGTAAACCACTAAATCCATTCACCCCATAATTACACCTTTTTGAGGTGTAACCAAGACAGACTAACAACAACAACCCTCTTTTTCTACAGCGTCATCATAACAGATCGGGGTTAAGAAAGTGTACAGCAAGCTGTCAAAGGAGAACAGTGACTGATGCCACCAAGACGCGAGCACTGCTGAAGCCTGCCTCTGGTGTGCTGATGAATAGCTCTGACTGGAGGTTGACTACGGGTTATGGGTAGACGAGACTTTACCTTCATTTGTACCATTCATTATGCTGACGCTATCGTCTGGGACGAAGAAGGGAGATTCATCAAAAACATCCTGCACCTGTGGGGTGCAGTGGGAAGACAGTGAGATGACAGTAAAAAGGGTGAATGCGGTGTCAACACCTATGGCAGTAGCATACCTGATTTAGTAGTGCTCCAGCCACTATTAGATCTAGGAGTGCCCTAGCTCCCACCCCTACCTGTTCCAGTAGAGCCTGGGCTTTCTCTGAGGGCAGCAGCCTGAGTCCTGCTGTAGCTTTCAAGACCAGCGGGGTTCTCCTCCATTCCAGCCGGGGGACGGTTTTCTTAGCCACTTTCAGAAGCTGCCTCACTGTGTACCCACCCTGGAGAGAATGTGGTGGTGGAGATGATGATTATGATGTGCATTTTAGGGACTCAAGCCATTTGAAGTGTTTTTGAAATATTTGAATACCACTTGCTGCATCGACAATTACAACCACTGCTGTCTCACCATTTCAGGCATGTCTGCATATGCTGACAGACCAGGCTTGATGGAATGGAACATCTCATTATCCAACACTGGTAACTCCTCTGTCAGGCAAAAGTTACACATGAACGATccgtcaacaacaaaaaaaacatacaatTGAGATGACAAAATCCACTTGGAGCAATAAGCATTTAATTTACAGTTTGCAAACATGAACAATGTTTTATGAAGATGCGCATAGAGTTATGTTTATGGATGAGCATTTAATAATATACCAATTCAATTTTGCTTGAACTAAACGGGCAATTCAATAGCACTACATTGTGCAGAGTAACACATCAGGGAGCATCTaaacacctcctctctctccagtagtTTTAGCATAACTCACCAGGGTCTTTCTGTATGAAGGTATAGACATGGATGCGTGTGCCAGTGCTGCCAGCGTCAAACATTACCCCATAGAAGATCCGGCTGGAGTTGGCTGGTCGGCTGAGGCTTGGGAGGAGGTTACCCAGGCTGGCTGAGAAGTCCAGGACAGAAGCCTTGGGCTGGGCATGGGTCAGCCCTGTCAGAGCCCACACAACCAGAACCAGTGACAGGACCACCGCAGGTCGGAGAGAAGCTTGGGAAGACATCTCTTGGGAAGGAGTAGGAAATGAGTGTCCCTCTGATGGGTACGAGGCCAGGAGGATTAGGCTAAAACTGAGGGACTGAAGGGTATCTTAGTCAACTCAACTAATAGGAGAGTGGACACTGAGGCAGTCATGCATAGGAAAGTTTAGTTTAGCCAACAGCACGCTAGATAATTGACACTGTTCCTGAGTCCTGACCTAACTGGATAGATGACACAAGGTCCCAACTAGAAGCAACAACCAACAGAAGAGCCCCAAAGCAATAGCATACAGTTATATGCACTTTAACCACACCCTAACTAGCCATTCACCAATCAGAAGGGAGCCTTCTGGAGGATGACGTTGACACTTCCACCAAGCAGGATTGTTAGACAAATGTATAGTACTCCCCTTACAACTGTTTCGcccgagtggctcagcggtctaaaggcactgcatctcagtgctagagacgtcactacagaccctggtttgattccaggctgtatcacaacccgccgtgattgggagtcccatagggtggtgcacaattggcccagcgtcgtccgggttagggtttggccggggtaggccgtcattgtaaattaaaatgtgttcttaactgactagcctagttaaataaaggttaaataaatataaataaaaagaACCAACTATCATATGTGTGACAAATACTATAGACTATTGTGAGAAATTCAGatgctctctctcctgtccatGCAGTCCATCTTGAAAAACGATCTGGCCACGTATACTGAAAACGGTTCCGGTACAGCCAGAACAGGACTGGCAAGCCCTGCGGGCCTGGTTCCActgtaggtttcttcctaggttcctgctttCTAGGGATTTTTTTTCTAGACACTTTGCTTCTGTCTGCATTGCTttctctttggggttttaggctgggtatctgtaaagcactttttgacaactgctgatgttaaaagggctttataaaatacatttgattgattggccTTGTTTAAAGGAATGT is a genomic window of Oncorhynchus gorbuscha isolate QuinsamMale2020 ecotype Even-year linkage group LG12, OgorEven_v1.0, whole genome shotgun sequence containing:
- the LOC123990984 gene encoding ectonucleoside triphosphate diphosphohydrolase 5-like, encoding MSSQASLRPAVVLSLVLVVWALTGLTHAQPKASVLDFSASLGNLLPSLSRPANSSRIFYGVMFDAGSTGTRIHVYTFIQKDPEELPVLDNEMFHSIKPGLSAYADMPEMGGYTVRQLLKVAKKTVPRLEWRRTPLVLKATAGLRLLPSEKAQALLEQVQDVFDESPFFVPDDSVSIMNGTNEGILAWVTVNFLTGHLYAETRKTVGILDLGGGSTQITFLPKSKKTIGSSPDDYIARIDMFNSTYELYTHSYLGNGLMAARLAALGALGADGLEWRVFKSSCLPKKFREEWSFGGLTYIVSGIPDGYVGYKLCYQEVLKVVKGIVHQPYELKDTSVFYAFSYYFDRAVDAGLIDRTQGGMLEVRDFKKRAKEVCNKMSKYRPISPFLCMDMTYITCLLKDGFGFKENTVLQLTKKVNNVETSWALGATFNHFQNLKIHR